Proteins encoded in a region of the Geobacillus genomosp. 3 genome:
- a CDS encoding EamA family transporter, producing MNASSWLWIGLNTVLLVTGQFLWKYGMMHRSFEPDVLSIIKLLLSPWILLGLIIYGAATVVWLFILSRVPLSIAYPLQSTAYVLAVVGAYVLFGEPLSWVKIAGVILIMLGVSLIGVSAA from the coding sequence ATGAACGCAAGCAGTTGGCTATGGATTGGGCTGAACACCGTCTTGCTTGTCACCGGCCAGTTTTTATGGAAATACGGGATGATGCACCGGTCGTTTGAACCGGACGTGTTGTCCATCATCAAGCTGCTGTTGTCGCCTTGGATTTTGCTTGGCCTCATCATATACGGAGCGGCGACGGTCGTCTGGCTGTTCATCTTGTCGCGCGTCCCGCTCAGCATCGCCTACCCCCTGCAAAGCACCGCCTACGTGCTGGCGGTCGTCGGCGCGTATGTCCTATTTGGCGAACCGCTTTCATGGGTGAAAATCGCCGGCGTCATTCTCATTATGCTCGGGGTATCGTTAATCGGCGTTTCCGCCGCATGA
- a CDS encoding YIP1 family protein, producing the protein MIYRSHPLNEWLNPNIAFSRLKEAEQVKRLIPMVLLLLFLFALLSLARAYVGVGTEELAKHLPRYTEEQRTLLHLLFAAGHMIGGIVVPLLFLFISALAFYALFEETEFKKLLAAQLPAGFALFLGEAASFLLEWPFGLDPLASPFSLGVWGPYLTDDRFVWALLHSVSLFSLWGLYIQIAALRALTGQRLGRIAAAVVAVNVVLAFFAAVASEFPLEWFSS; encoded by the coding sequence ATGATATACCGAAGTCATCCGCTGAACGAATGGCTGAACCCGAACATCGCCTTTTCCCGGCTCAAAGAAGCCGAGCAAGTGAAACGCCTTATTCCTATGGTGTTGCTGCTTCTGTTCCTTTTTGCTCTCCTTTCGCTCGCCCGCGCCTACGTCGGCGTCGGAACGGAAGAACTGGCGAAACACCTTCCGCGCTACACGGAAGAACAGCGGACGCTCTTGCATCTGTTGTTCGCCGCGGGGCATATGATCGGCGGAATCGTCGTTCCGCTTCTTTTCCTATTCATCAGCGCGCTTGCGTTTTACGCCTTGTTTGAAGAAACGGAGTTCAAAAAATTGCTCGCCGCCCAGCTCCCGGCGGGATTCGCGCTTTTTCTCGGCGAGGCCGCTTCATTTCTTCTCGAATGGCCATTCGGCCTCGACCCGCTCGCCTCGCCGTTCTCGCTCGGCGTCTGGGGGCCGTACCTTACCGACGACCGGTTCGTATGGGCGCTGCTGCACTCGGTGTCGCTCTTTTCGCTCTGGGGGCTCTATATTCAAATCGCCGCACTGCGCGCCCTAACAGGCCAGCGCCTCGGGCGCATCGCCGCGGCCGTCGTCGCCGTCAATGTTGTGCTCGCCTTTTTCGCCGCTGTTGCCAGCGAATTTCCGCTCGAATGGTTTTCGTCGTGA
- a CDS encoding efflux RND transporter periplasmic adaptor subunit, producing MKRTVLTVFAIGLIGAQFYAAFADDSRAPKAAYAKEWTTPKHQTIQETIRTTGFTAPAERTFIYDDPERGAIDGILVESGQSVQAGTALLRYRTDAIDRELERLARKQQQLTAQIGQLTDDIHRYESLAAAAPEASPEKQQWDEKANEAAREKADLEWQLNDLEQQQTELLEQKDGQTVESPVDGIIEEVNPNPSSPSQPLITIASTKTVVRGKLDESHIGQLAVGQSATIRLPNQEAQLTGTIRDIGRFPIAEASFRQKSEYPFTIQLTAEPQPPLPFGYHAHITIVTKEKTGALTVPADAIERQGNNAFVYLIRDGQIKRQPVKLGMKQGNRQELEQGVTGGEYIITRPTRGLKQGMNVWLPLNNAHLSKDAIHHVRKRDMAKYFLDGFLRAF from the coding sequence ATGAAACGAACCGTTCTCACTGTTTTCGCCATCGGCCTCATTGGCGCCCAGTTTTACGCGGCGTTCGCCGATGACAGCCGAGCGCCAAAAGCCGCTTACGCCAAAGAATGGACAACACCGAAGCACCAAACGATACAAGAAACGATCCGCACAACCGGCTTCACCGCCCCAGCCGAGCGGACGTTCATCTATGACGACCCCGAGCGCGGCGCCATAGACGGCATTCTCGTCGAAAGCGGCCAATCGGTGCAGGCGGGAACCGCGCTGTTGCGCTACCGCACCGACGCCATCGACCGCGAACTCGAGCGCTTGGCGCGCAAACAACAACAGCTGACCGCCCAAATCGGCCAGCTCACCGACGACATCCATCGCTACGAGTCGCTGGCCGCCGCCGCGCCGGAGGCGAGCCCGGAAAAACAGCAATGGGACGAAAAAGCGAACGAAGCCGCGCGCGAAAAAGCCGACTTGGAATGGCAGCTAAACGACCTCGAGCAGCAACAAACAGAACTGCTCGAACAAAAAGACGGGCAAACGGTCGAAAGCCCGGTCGACGGCATCATCGAAGAGGTCAACCCAAACCCGTCAAGCCCGTCCCAGCCGCTCATTACAATCGCATCAACCAAGACGGTCGTCCGCGGAAAACTGGATGAATCGCACATCGGCCAACTCGCCGTAGGTCAATCGGCCACGATTCGCCTCCCGAATCAAGAGGCGCAACTGACTGGCACGATCCGCGACATCGGCCGATTCCCGATCGCCGAAGCGAGCTTCCGGCAAAAAAGCGAGTACCCGTTCACCATCCAGCTGACCGCCGAGCCGCAGCCGCCGCTCCCGTTCGGCTATCACGCTCACATCACGATCGTCACAAAAGAAAAAACAGGCGCGCTGACCGTACCGGCGGACGCCATCGAACGCCAAGGCAACAACGCATTCGTCTACCTCATCCGCGACGGCCAAATCAAACGGCAGCCCGTCAAACTCGGAATGAAACAAGGAAACCGCCAAGAACTCGAACAAGGCGTCACCGGCGGCGAATACATCATCACCCGTCCAACCCGTGGCCTGAAACAAGGCATGAACGTATGGCTGCCGCTCAACAACGCGCATTTGTCCAAAGACGCCATCCACCACGTGCGGAAGCGCGACATGGCGAAATACTTCCTCGACGGGTTTTTGCGGGCGTTTTGA
- a CDS encoding glycosyltransferase family 2 protein, which produces MKVLVIIPAYNEEATIRHTVLRLQRTCPYDYLVINDGSTDRTGEILDQCGFRHLDLPVNLGIGGAMQTGYRYALEHGYDYAIQLDADGQHDPDDLETLVAEIAASDYDMVIGSRFVEKTGYKGSRLRRLGILYFCFLLYLACGVKITDPTSGYRIVNRRIIREFARDYPVDYPEVEVIARLAKKGYRIKETKVEMNARQGGRSSITPLKSLYYMTKVTFTSLIRAMFETREGRT; this is translated from the coding sequence ATGAAGGTGTTAGTCATCATCCCTGCCTATAACGAAGAAGCGACGATTCGCCATACGGTGCTCCGTCTGCAGCGCACATGCCCGTACGATTATCTTGTCATCAATGACGGATCGACCGACCGAACGGGCGAAATTCTCGACCAATGCGGGTTCCGTCATCTGGACTTGCCTGTGAACTTAGGCATCGGCGGGGCGATGCAAACCGGGTATCGATATGCGCTCGAGCATGGCTACGACTACGCCATTCAACTCGATGCCGACGGCCAACACGACCCGGACGATTTGGAGACGCTCGTCGCCGAAATCGCCGCGTCGGACTATGATATGGTCATCGGCTCCCGCTTTGTCGAAAAAACGGGCTACAAAGGCAGCCGGCTCCGCCGCCTTGGCATTTTGTACTTCTGTTTTTTGCTTTACCTCGCGTGCGGGGTCAAAATCACCGACCCGACATCCGGCTACCGCATCGTCAATCGCCGCATCATCCGCGAGTTCGCCCGCGACTATCCCGTTGACTACCCCGAAGTCGAAGTGATCGCCCGGCTGGCCAAAAAAGGATACCGCATCAAGGAAACAAAAGTCGAAATGAACGCGCGCCAAGGGGGACGGTCATCGATTACGCCGCTCAAGTCGTTGTACTATATGACCAAAGTGACGTTCACCTCGCTAATCCGGGCCATGTTTGAGACGAGGGAGGGAAGGACATGA
- a CDS encoding DUF2304 domain-containing protein has protein sequence MNSVQWITVLLASWFFIQVVFYSVRNRLRDKQAFLWFSLSILGLLGAFSLAPLNRLASMLGISYMPALIFAIAFIVVLNVLLYQSIVLSEQGETIKRLVQEIALLKHELHHTEHKGRVR, from the coding sequence ATGAACAGCGTCCAGTGGATTACAGTGCTGCTGGCGTCATGGTTCTTCATCCAAGTCGTTTTCTATTCCGTCCGCAACCGGTTGCGCGACAAGCAAGCCTTTCTCTGGTTTTCGTTATCCATCCTCGGGCTGCTTGGCGCGTTCAGCCTCGCGCCGCTCAACCGGTTGGCTTCCATGCTTGGCATTTCGTACATGCCGGCGCTCATTTTTGCCATCGCCTTTATCGTCGTGTTAAACGTCTTGCTGTACCAATCGATCGTTTTGTCTGAACAAGGCGAAACGATCAAACGGCTCGTCCAAGAAATCGCCTTGTTAAAACACGAACTTCACCACACCGAACATAAAGGAAGAGTGCGATGA
- a CDS encoding ArnT family glycosyltransferase produces MPIRFHPKTAALLVLLLALALRLFALWKYGLHLTLNSDDMGYVRSAERLLETGMLTYHKADEPTVHIMPGMPLLLASLFLFFGAGDAGLYAAKLVMIAFGVGSVFLIYALGSDLGRPWAGVIAAFGAALYIPLIETDNLTLTEAPFLFGFLLFIRFAIRLGRHRRMTDFYKLMAAYLFCLFFRPTIALVPLALLGYLWLVRYPWRLAGKQAAIAALLVVLALSPWWVRNYMHYGEFIPLTGSSGDPLLLGTYQGYGYRYGPPYREVVDSIEKQHPHMSHYEKEKRKKDIAIQRIKTWYRANPAQWWESYIVKKTKTQWEAPFYWIEIFGVSKQEMTVWHQRLIRLAFISALAALVMDRRRRPELLFFAFLIAYFTALNNVFFAYPRYNLPLMPLLFLSIGLALSFLFPRRMQNTAAPSS; encoded by the coding sequence ATGCCGATTCGCTTCCATCCGAAAACAGCCGCGCTGCTCGTGCTGTTGCTTGCCTTGGCTTTGCGTCTGTTCGCTTTATGGAAGTACGGCTTGCACTTGACGCTCAACAGCGATGATATGGGCTATGTCCGCAGCGCCGAGCGGTTGCTCGAAACGGGCATGCTCACGTACCACAAGGCCGATGAACCGACCGTCCATATTATGCCGGGCATGCCGCTGCTCTTGGCGTCTTTGTTTTTGTTCTTCGGCGCGGGCGATGCCGGTTTGTATGCCGCCAAACTCGTGATGATCGCCTTTGGCGTCGGAAGCGTCTTTTTGATCTACGCGCTCGGAAGCGACCTCGGCCGCCCATGGGCGGGCGTCATCGCCGCTTTCGGCGCCGCTTTGTACATTCCGCTCATCGAAACGGACAATTTAACGTTGACCGAGGCGCCGTTTTTATTCGGCTTCCTCTTGTTCATCCGGTTCGCCATCCGCCTCGGCCGCCACCGGCGGATGACCGATTTTTACAAGCTGATGGCCGCCTATCTCTTTTGCCTCTTTTTCCGGCCGACGATCGCTCTCGTGCCGCTCGCGCTGCTCGGCTATTTGTGGCTCGTCCGCTACCCTTGGCGGCTGGCAGGCAAACAGGCGGCGATCGCCGCTCTGCTCGTCGTGCTCGCCCTCAGCCCGTGGTGGGTGCGAAACTACATGCATTACGGCGAGTTCATCCCCTTGACCGGCAGCTCCGGCGACCCGCTGTTGCTCGGCACTTACCAAGGGTACGGCTACCGCTACGGCCCGCCGTATCGAGAAGTGGTCGACTCGATCGAGAAACAGCATCCGCACATGAGCCATTATGAAAAGGAAAAAAGAAAAAAAGACATCGCCATCCAGCGGATCAAAACGTGGTACCGCGCCAATCCGGCCCAATGGTGGGAAAGCTATATCGTCAAAAAAACAAAAACGCAGTGGGAAGCTCCGTTTTATTGGATCGAGATTTTCGGCGTTTCCAAGCAGGAAATGACCGTTTGGCACCAGCGCCTCATCCGCCTGGCGTTCATTTCAGCGCTGGCCGCCCTCGTCATGGACCGGCGCCGACGGCCGGAACTGCTGTTTTTCGCCTTCCTCATCGCCTACTTCACGGCGTTAAACAATGTCTTTTTCGCTTACCCGCGGTACAATCTGCCGCTCATGCCGCTGTTGTTTTTATCGATCGGACTCGCTCTTTCCTTTCTCTTTCCCCGCCGGATGCAAAACACAGCCGCGCCCTCTTCGTGA
- a CDS encoding polysaccharide deacetylase family protein gives MRKWLVLAAMFVFLSLGWTNSGRAAQVDSFAVAAKEAGAPVYAWMAGRLENVGKLDRGEAFEVVGEDEQHYVISFGFVSGMVKKTDVTKVRPSAGKRAPNKWRRSVITLQDAEVYVFDRGAKQAIGMIRSGVRYPVKAETRLYYLIEIGGRDGYVYKHVTENDYGVPVLLYHHILDDFDEPFFRSTTTVPFSQFAREMTYLKENGYTAITPEALLAYVRKEQLLPPKSVLITFDDGLKSTYIYAYPLLKRYGFPATVFMITGRMRPAPQPFDPRGLQFLSKQEIAEMRDVISFESHTNHFHLSDRQYGPYLLFKPYEEAMADLKASKEKIGATAIAYPFGAYNGRAVQMVKQAGFVMAFTTKKGTVYPGDSPFELKRQWVYPHISLKQFERLLRP, from the coding sequence TTGCGGAAGTGGCTCGTTTTAGCGGCAATGTTCGTTTTTCTTTCGCTCGGCTGGACAAACAGCGGCCGGGCGGCGCAGGTTGATTCGTTCGCGGTGGCGGCGAAAGAGGCGGGGGCGCCGGTGTACGCTTGGATGGCCGGGCGGCTTGAGAACGTGGGAAAGTTGGACCGTGGGGAAGCGTTTGAAGTCGTCGGAGAAGATGAGCAGCATTACGTCATTTCGTTTGGGTTTGTGAGCGGAATGGTGAAAAAAACGGATGTGACGAAAGTCCGCCCGTCTGCGGGCAAACGCGCTCCAAACAAGTGGCGGCGGAGCGTGATCACCTTACAAGACGCCGAAGTATACGTGTTTGACCGCGGGGCCAAACAGGCCATCGGCATGATTCGCTCCGGGGTTCGCTATCCGGTGAAGGCGGAGACGCGGCTGTACTATTTGATTGAGATCGGCGGCCGCGACGGGTATGTTTACAAACATGTGACGGAGAACGATTACGGGGTGCCGGTGCTGCTCTACCACCACATTTTGGACGATTTCGATGAGCCGTTTTTCCGCTCGACGACGACGGTGCCGTTCAGCCAGTTTGCCAGAGAAATGACGTACTTAAAAGAAAACGGCTACACGGCCATTACGCCGGAAGCGCTGCTTGCCTATGTGCGCAAGGAGCAGCTGTTGCCGCCCAAATCGGTGCTTATCACATTTGATGATGGATTGAAGTCGACATACATATATGCCTATCCGCTGCTCAAGCGGTACGGTTTCCCGGCGACGGTGTTTATGATCACAGGGCGGATGCGCCCGGCGCCCCAGCCGTTTGACCCGAGGGGACTGCAGTTTTTAAGCAAGCAAGAAATCGCGGAAATGCGCGATGTGATATCATTTGAAAGCCATACGAACCATTTTCATTTGTCGGATCGGCAATACGGCCCGTACTTGTTGTTTAAGCCGTACGAGGAAGCGATGGCGGACTTAAAGGCAAGCAAGGAGAAAATCGGGGCGACGGCGATTGCCTATCCGTTTGGCGCCTACAACGGACGAGCCGTTCAGATGGTGAAGCAGGCCGGATTTGTGATGGCGTTTACGACGAAGAAAGGAACCGTCTACCCGGGTGATTCGCCGTTTGAGTTGAAGCGGCAATGGGTGTACCCGCACATTTCGCTCAAGCAATTTGAACGGCTGTTGCGGCCGTAA